One Microbacterium trichothecenolyticum DNA window includes the following coding sequences:
- a CDS encoding ATP-dependent Clp protease ATP-binding subunit, translating to MFERFTDRARRVVVLAQEEAKMLNHNYIGTEHILLGLIHEGEGVAAKALESLGISLDAVREQVQDIIGQGQQQPTGHIPFTPRAKKVLELSLREALQLGHNYIGTEHILLGLIREGEGVAAQVLVKLGADLNKVRQQVIQLLSGYQGKEPAGVASGAGEQTQGAAQGGSAVLDQFGRNLTQAARDNKLDPVIGREKEIERVMQILSRRSKNNPVLIGEPGVGKTAVVEGLAQAIVKGDVPETLKDKQVYSLDLGSLIAGSRYRGDFEERLKKVTKEIRTRGDIIVFIDEIHTLVGAGAAEGAIDAASILKPLLARGELQTIGATTLDEYRKHFEKDAALERRFQPIQVAEPSLPHAINILKGLRDRYEAHHKVQITDGAIVAAANLADRYISDRFLPDKAIDLIDEAGARLRLSILSSPPELREFDEKIAKVREQKELASEEQDFEKAASLRDEEKSLLAERLRLEKQWRSGDVASHAVVDEGLIAEVLAQATGIPVFKLTEEESSRLMFMEKALHQRVIGQEEAIAALSRTIRRQRAGLKDPKRPSGSFIFAGPTGVGKTELAKALAEFLFDDEGALISLDMSEFGEKHTVSRLFGAPPGFVGFEEGGQLTEKVRRKPFSVVLFDEIEKAHPDIFNSLLQILEEGRLTDGQGRVIDFKNTVIIMTTNLGSSAIAGGPVGFQVEGSAQTSYERMKGKVDEELKRHFKPEFLNRVDDVIVFPQLNKTELRQIVGLFVKRLADRLLDRDMTVELSDDAKDKLIEIGFDPTLGARPLRRAMQREVEDRLSEKILHGELESGDHVKVGVENGQFTFDTAPRGEKVAIGVGTVGEIAATPDTLAGS from the coding sequence ATGTTCGAGAGATTCACCGACCGTGCCCGTCGTGTGGTCGTCCTCGCCCAAGAAGAGGCGAAGATGCTCAACCACAACTACATCGGCACCGAGCACATCCTGCTGGGGCTGATCCACGAGGGCGAGGGTGTCGCTGCCAAGGCGCTCGAGTCGCTCGGCATCTCGCTCGACGCCGTGCGCGAGCAGGTGCAGGACATCATCGGCCAGGGCCAGCAGCAGCCGACCGGCCACATCCCCTTCACGCCGCGCGCGAAGAAGGTGCTCGAGCTGTCGCTGCGCGAAGCGCTGCAGCTCGGCCACAACTACATCGGCACCGAGCACATCCTGCTCGGCCTCATCCGCGAGGGCGAGGGTGTCGCCGCCCAGGTGCTCGTGAAGCTCGGCGCCGACCTCAACAAGGTGCGCCAGCAGGTCATCCAGCTGCTCTCGGGCTACCAGGGCAAAGAGCCCGCGGGCGTGGCATCCGGTGCCGGCGAGCAGACCCAGGGCGCGGCTCAGGGCGGCTCGGCCGTGCTCGACCAGTTCGGCCGCAACCTCACGCAGGCCGCGCGCGACAACAAGCTCGACCCTGTGATCGGGCGCGAGAAAGAGATCGAGCGCGTCATGCAGATCCTGTCGCGCCGCTCCAAGAACAACCCCGTCCTCATCGGTGAGCCCGGTGTGGGAAAGACGGCGGTCGTCGAGGGTCTCGCCCAGGCCATCGTCAAGGGCGACGTGCCCGAGACGCTGAAGGACAAGCAGGTCTACTCGCTCGACCTCGGCTCGCTCATCGCCGGTTCCCGCTACCGCGGTGACTTCGAAGAGCGCCTCAAGAAGGTCACGAAGGAGATCCGCACGCGCGGCGACATCATCGTCTTCATCGACGAAATCCACACGCTCGTGGGCGCCGGTGCGGCCGAGGGTGCGATCGACGCGGCATCCATCCTCAAGCCCCTTCTCGCGCGTGGCGAGCTCCAGACCATCGGTGCCACGACGCTGGATGAGTACCGCAAGCACTTCGAGAAGGATGCCGCGCTCGAGCGCCGCTTCCAGCCGATCCAGGTCGCCGAGCCGAGCCTGCCCCACGCGATCAACATCCTGAAGGGGCTGCGCGACCGCTACGAGGCGCACCACAAGGTGCAGATCACCGACGGTGCGATCGTGGCCGCGGCGAACCTCGCCGACCGCTACATCAGCGACCGGTTCCTTCCCGACAAGGCCATCGACCTGATCGACGAGGCCGGCGCCCGCCTGCGTCTGTCGATCCTGTCGTCGCCGCCGGAGCTGCGCGAATTCGACGAGAAGATCGCGAAGGTGCGCGAGCAGAAGGAGCTCGCCTCCGAGGAGCAGGACTTCGAGAAGGCCGCCTCGCTGCGCGACGAGGAGAAGTCGCTGCTCGCCGAGCGCCTGCGCCTCGAGAAGCAGTGGCGCTCGGGCGACGTCGCGTCCCACGCGGTCGTCGACGAGGGCCTGATCGCCGAGGTGCTCGCCCAGGCGACCGGCATCCCGGTGTTCAAGCTCACCGAGGAGGAGTCCAGCCGCCTCATGTTCATGGAGAAGGCGCTGCACCAGCGCGTCATCGGCCAGGAAGAGGCGATCGCGGCCCTGTCGCGCACGATCCGTCGTCAGCGTGCGGGTCTGAAGGACCCGAAGCGTCCGAGCGGCTCGTTCATCTTCGCCGGCCCCACGGGCGTCGGAAAGACCGAGCTCGCCAAGGCGCTCGCCGAGTTCCTCTTCGACGACGAGGGCGCGCTGATCTCGCTCGACATGTCGGAGTTCGGTGAGAAGCACACCGTCTCGCGTCTGTTCGGTGCCCCTCCCGGGTTCGTCGGGTTCGAAGAGGGTGGCCAGCTCACCGAGAAGGTGCGTCGCAAGCCGTTCTCGGTCGTGCTCTTCGACGAGATCGAGAAGGCGCACCCCGACATCTTCAACTCGCTGCTGCAGATCCTCGAAGAGGGTCGCCTGACCGACGGTCAGGGCCGCGTCATCGACTTCAAGAACACCGTCATCATCATGACGACCAACCTCGGCTCGTCGGCGATCGCCGGTGGCCCGGTCGGGTTCCAGGTCGAGGGCAGCGCCCAGACCTCGTACGAGCGGATGAAGGGCAAGGTCGACGAAGAGCTCAAGCGTCACTTCAAGCCCGAGTTCCTCAACCGCGTCGACGACGTGATCGTGTTCCCGCAGCTGAACAAGACCGAGCTGCGCCAGATCGTCGGCCTGTTCGTCAAGCGCCTGGCCGATCGCCTGCTCGACCGCGACATGACGGTGGAGCTGTCGGACGACGCGAAGGACAAGCTCATCGAGATCGGCTTCGACCCGACCCTCGGTGCCCGTCCGCTGCGTCGCGCGATGCAGCGCGAGGTCGAGGATCGCCTCAGCGAGAAGATCCTGCACGGCGAGCTCGAGTCGGGCGACCACGTGAAGGTCGGTGTCGAGAACGGGCAGTTCACGTTCGACACCGCCCCGCGCGGCGAGAAGGTCGCGATCGGGGTGGGCACCGTCGGCGAGATCGCCGCGACGCCCGACACGCTCGCGGGCAGCTGA
- a CDS encoding helix-turn-helix domain-containing protein: protein MTPPAADEGPSGIHCRLDELLEERGMTLTRLSELVGVSVVNLSVLKNDRARAIRYSTLSAICRALECEVGDLLVRES, encoded by the coding sequence ATGACCCCGCCCGCCGCCGATGAGGGACCCAGCGGCATCCATTGCCGGCTCGACGAACTCCTCGAGGAGCGTGGGATGACGCTCACCCGCCTCAGCGAACTCGTCGGGGTCTCGGTGGTGAATCTCTCGGTGTTGAAGAACGATCGCGCCCGCGCGATCCGCTACTCCACGCTGTCGGCCATCTGCCGCGCGCTCGAGTGCGAGGTGGGCGACCTCTTGGTCAGGGAAAGCTGA